Genomic window (Ranitomeya variabilis isolate aRanVar5 chromosome 8, aRanVar5.hap1, whole genome shotgun sequence):
AGGATGTAACGTCACAACTCAACCAGGTATACTCCGATACATTGTATACTACGATACATGTATACTCTGATACATTTTATACTCCGATACAGGCATACTCTGATACAGGTATACCCTGATACATTGTATACTCCGATACAGGTGTACTCTGATACATTTTATACTCCGATACAGGTATACTCTGATACATTGTATACTCCGATACAGGTATACTCCGATACAGGTATACTCTGATACATTGTATACTCCGATACAGGTATACTCCGATACAGGTATACTCTGATACATTGTATACTCCGATACAGGTATACTCTGATACATTGTATACTCCGATAGAGGTATACTCTGATACATTTTATACTCCGATACAGGTATACTCTGATACATTGTATACTCCGATACAGGTATACTCTGATACATTTTATACTCCGATACAGGTATACTCTGATACATTGTATACTCCGATACAGGTATACTCTGATACATTTTATACTCCGATACAGGTGTACTCTGATACATTTTATACTCCGATACAGGTATACTCTGATACAGGTATACTCTGATACATTGTATACTCCGATACAGGTGTACTCTGATACATTTTATACTCCGATACAGGTATACTCTGATACATTTTATACTCCGATACAGGTATACTCTGATACATTTTATACTCCGATACAGGTATACTCTGATACAGGTATACTCTGATACATTGTATACTCCGATACAGGTATACTCTGATACAGGTATACTCTGATACAGGTATACTCTGATACAGGTATACTCTGATACATTGTATACTCCGATACAGGTATACTCTGATACATTGTATACTCTGATACATTGTATACTCTGATACATTGTATACTCTGATACATTGTATACTCCGATACAGGTATACTCTGATACATTGTATACTCCGATACAGGTATACTCCGATACATTGTATACTCCGATACAGGTATACTCCGATACATTGTATACTCCGATACAGGTATACTCTGATACATTGTATACTCCGATACAGGTATACTCTGATACATTGTATACTCTGATACATGTATACTCTGATACATTGTATACTCCGATACATGTATACTCTGATACATTGTATACTCTGATACATTGTATACTCTGATACATTGTATACTCTGATACATTGTATACTCCGGTACAGGTATACTCTGATACATTGTATACTCTGATACATTGTATACTCCGATACATGTATACTCTGATACATTGTATACTCTGATACATTGTATACTCTGATACATTGTATACTCTGATACATTGTATACTCCGGTACAGGTATACTCTGATACATTGTATACTCTGATACATTGTATACTCCGATACATTGTATACTCCGATACATTGTATACTCCGATACAGGTATACTCCGATAACCACATTTTGTGAGATAAAATATCAAGAACATCTTTAGTATCCTTAATGTACCCTGGAATTCTGCAAACTAATGGTTGTAACAAAGAATCCCTGTCTTATTATTAATTTATAGTTTTTAATGATTTGTAGATATCATATGTGTATATTAATCATGTGATGGGATTCTGGCTGTTGATTGGTGCCAGATCCCTTTTTAATGTTTGTAGACGCCATGGTGAATCAGCTTTGATGAAGACCGTGgcagcagtcgaaacgcgtcgcttgtcCTCACGTGCATTATGGTGATGTCCGAGGAGCCTTTTGCATTTTAATATATATGGAATAAAGAAATTATTTTATCAAGAAGGAGCTGGAATACTTCATTTACAATTTTCCTCTTGGTCAtgtctcatcaggacggagttccgTGCTCCTTCTGAAGATCGGTGAGCTGGCGTTGTTTCCTCTTTTCCTTGTCACCATTCCCTGCCAGGAGGATTGAGGGACAGGAGCTACACTAGGGTCATCAAACCatgcatgtggagggtactgtggaggaattcactatgggggtatcatactgtgtttggaggcacttttgttggcaccatactttattatctgtattattcaaggttttttatcctttgttattacatatttatatTAGACCATTGACCCAtaagctttttactgctcttacataatgtATTGTTATATTATtgcaatattttattctaaaattttattaactaaaatgtactttgttcttggGATAGCccttttaagtttgtttccatatgaaaaagttcatcGTTATATATGCTGATAAGAAAAAACTTCCTCAATTCTagacatttttttaatatatatcaaGGTTGGCcgcgactttgtccaagcttttaattttggccctctgtgtatttgagtttgacatccctgacaTAAAGTGATTCCTGCCCTTAGATTATCTCGATgataaggaggtaggggtgtctgcagcactgaggaaaagCAGGTGCGATAatgaggtaggggtgtctgcagcactgaggataagcagatgcgataaggaggtaggggtgtctgcagcactgaggagaagcagatgcgataaggaggtaggggtgtctgcagcactgaggagaagcagatgcgataaggaggtaggggtgtctgcagcactgaggataagcagatgcgataaggaggtaggggtgtctgcagcactgaggaaaagcagatgcgataaggaggtaggggtgtctgcagcactgaggaaaagCAGATGCGATAatgaggtaggggtgtctgcagcactgaggaaaagCAGGTGCGATAatgaggtaggggtgtctgcagcactgaggagaagcaggtgcgataaggaggtagggggtgtctgcagcactgaggaaaagCAGATGCGATAATGAGgcaggggtgtctgcagcactgaggaaaagCAGGTGCGATAatgaggtaggggtgtctgcagcactgaggagaagcaggtgcgataaggaggtaggggtgtctgcagcactgaggagaagcagatgcgataaggaggtaggggtgtctgcagcactgaggagaagcagatgcgataaggaggtaggggtgtctgcagcactgaggagaagcagatgcgataaggaggtaggggtgtctgcagcactgaggagaagcagatgcgataaggaggtaggggtgtctgcagcactgaggagaagcagatgcgataaggaggtaggggtgtctgcagcactgaggaaaagCAGGTGCGATAatgaggtaggggtgtctgcagcactgaggagaagcagatgcgataaggaggtaggggtgtctgcagcactgaggagaagcagatgcgataatgaggtaggggtgtctgcagcactgaggaaaagCAGGTGCGATAatgaggtaggggtgtctgcagcactgaggagaagcagatgcgataaggaggtaggggtgtctgcagcactgaggagaagcagatgcgataatgaggtaggggtgtctgcagcactgaggaaaagCAGGTGCGATAatgaggtaggggtgtctgcagcactgaggagaagcaggtgcgataaggaggtaggggtgtctgcagcactgaggaaaagCAGATGCGATAatgaggtaggggtgtctgcagcactgaggaaaagCAGGTGCGATAatgaggtaggggtgtctgcagcactgaggagaagcaggtgcgataaggaggtaggggtgtctgcagcactgaggaaaagCAGATGCGATAatgaggtaggggtgtctgcagcactgaggaaaagCAGGTGCGATAatgaggtaggggtgtctgcagcactgaggagaagcaggtgcgataaggaggtaggggtgtctgcagcactgaggagaagcagatgcgataaggaggtaggggtgtctgcagcactgagaagcagatgcgataaggaggtaggggtgtctgcagcactgaggagaagcagatgcgataaggaggtaggggtgtctgcagcactgaggagaagcagatgcgataaggaggtaggggtgtctgcagcactgaggagaagcagatgcgataaggaggtaggggtgtctgcagcactgatgagAAGCAGATGCGAcaaggaggtaggggtgtctgcagcactgaggagaagcagatgcgacaaggaggtaggggtgtctgcagcactgaggagaagcaggtgcgacaaggaggtaggggtgtctgcagcactgaggaaaagCAGATGCGATAatgaggtaggggtgtctgcagcactgaggataagcagatgcgataaggaggtaggggtgtctgcagcactgaggaaaagCAGGTGCGATAatgaggtaggggtgtctgcagcactgaggaaaagCAGGTGCGATAatgaggtaggggtgtctgcagcactgaggagaagcaggtgcgataaggaggtagggggtgtctgcagcactgaggaaaagCAGATGCGATAATGAGgcaggggtgtctgcagcactgaggaaaagCAGGTGCGATAatgaggtaggggtgtctgcagcactgaggagaagcaggtgcgataaggaggtaggggtgtctgcagcactgaggagaagcagatgcgataaggaggtaggggtgtctgcagcactgaggagaagcagatgcgataaggaggtaggggtgtctgcagcactgaggagaagcagatgcgataaggaggtaggggtgtctgcagcactgaggagaagcagatgcgataatgaggtaggggtgtctgcagcactgaggagaagcagatgcgataaggaggtaggggtgtctgcagcactgaggaaaagCAGGTGCGATAatgaggtaggggtgtctgcagcactgaggagaagcagatgcgataaggaggtaggggtgtctgcagcactgaggagaagcagatgcgataatgaggtaggggtgtctgcagcactgaggaaaagCAGGTGCGATAatgaggtaggggtgtctgcagcactgaggagaagcagatgcgataaggaggtaggggtgtctgcagcactgaggagaagcagatgcgataatgaggtaggggtgtctgcagcactgaggaaaagCAGGTGCGATAatgaggtaggggtgtctgcagcactgaggagaagcaggtgcgataaggaggtaggggtgtctgcagcactgaggaaaagCAGATGCGATAatgaggtaggggtgtctgcagcactgaggaaaagCAGGTGCGATAatgaggtaggggtgtctgcagcactgaggagaagcaggtgcgataaggaggtaggggtgtctgcagcactgaggaaaagCAGATGCGATAatgaggtaggggtgtctgcagcactgaggaaaagCAGGTGCGATAatgaggtaggggtgtctgcagcactgaggagaagcaggtgcgataaggaggtaggggtgtctgcagcactgaggagaagcagatgcgataaggaggtaggggtgtctgcagcactgaggagaagcagatgcgataaggaggtaggggtgtctgcagcactgaggagaagcagatgcgataaggaggtaggggtgtctgcagcactgaggagaagcagatgcgataaggaggtaggggtgtctgcagcactgaggagaagcagatgcgataaggaggtaggggtgtctgcagcactgatgagAAGCAGATGCGAcaaggaggtaggggtgtctgcagcactgaggagaagcagatgcgacaaggaggtaggggtgtctgcagcactgaggagaagcaggtgcgacaaggaggtaggggtgtctgcagcactgaggagaagcaggtgcgataaggaggtaggggtgtctgcagcactgaggagaagcagatgagataaggaggtaggggtgtctgcagcactgaggagaagcaggtgcgataaggaggtaggggtgtctgcagcactgaggagaagcagatgagataaggaggtaggggtgtctgcagcactgaggagaagcaggtgcgataaggaggtaggggtgtctgcagcactgaggagaagcagatgcgataaggaggtaggggtgtctgcagcactgcggagaagcagatgcgataaggaggtaggggtgtctgcagcactgaggaaaagCAGGTGCGATAatgaggtaggggtgtctgcagcactgaggaaaagCAGGTGCGATAatgaggtaggggtgtctgcagcactgaggagaagcaggtgcgataaggaggtaggggtgtctgcagcactgaggaaaagCAGGTGCGATAatgaggtaggggtgtctgcagcactgaggaaaagCAGGTGCGATAatgaggtaggggtgtctgcagcactgaggagaagcaggtgcgataaggaggtaggggtgtctgcagcactgaggagaagcaggtgcgataatgaggtaggggtgtctgcagcactgaggaaaagCAGGTGCGATAatgaggtaggggtgtctgcagcactgaggagaagcaggtgcgataaggaggtaggggtgtctgcagcactgaggagaagcagatgcgataaggaggtaggggtgtctgcagcactgaggagaagcagatgcgataaggaggtaggggtgtctgcagcactgaggagaagcagatgcgataaggaggtaggggtgtctgcagcactgaggagaatcagatgcgataaggaggtaggggtgtctgcagcactgaggagaagcagatgcgataaggaggtagcggtgtctgcagcactgaggagaagcaggtgcgacaaggaggtaggggtgtctgcagcactgaggagaagcaggtgcgacaaggaggtaggggtgtctgcagcactgatgagAAGCAGATGCGAcaaggaggtaggggtgtctgcagcactgaggagaagcagatgcgacaaggaggtaggggtgtctgcagcactgaggagaagcaggtgcgacaaggaggtaggggtgtctgcagcactgatgagAAGCAGGTGCGAcaaggaggtaggggtgtctgcagcactgaggagaagcaggtgcgacaaggaggtaggggtgtctgcagcactgaggagaagcaggtgcgacaaggaggtaggggtgtctgcagcactgaggagaagcaggtgcgacaaggaggtaggggtgtctgcagcactgaggagaagcaggtgcgacaaggaggtaggggtgtctgcagcactgaggagaagcagatgagataaggaggtaggggtgtctgcagcactgaggagaagcaggtgcgataaggaggtaggggtgtctgcagcactgaggagaagcagatgagataaggaggtaggggtgtctgcagcactgaggagaagcaggtgcgataaggaggtaggggtgtctgcagcactgaggagaagcaggtgcgataaggaggtaggggtgtctgcagcactgaggagaagcagatgcgataatgaggtaggggtgtctgcagcactgaggaaaagCAGGTGCGATAatgaggtaggggtgtctgcagcactgaggagaagcaggtgcgataaggaggtaggggtgtctgcagcactgaggaaaagcagatgcgataaggaggtaggggtgtctgcagcactgaggagaagcagatgcgataaggaggtaggggtgtctgcagcactgaggagaatcagatgcgataaggaggtaggggtgtctgcagcactgaggagaagcagatgcgataaggaggtagcggtgtctgcagcactgaggagaagcagatgcgacaaggaggtaggggtgtctgcagcactgaggagaagcaggtgcgacaaggaggtaggggtgtctgcagcactgatgagAAGCAGATGCGAcaaggaggtaggggtgtctgcagcactgaggagaagcagatgcgacaaggaggtaggggtgtctgcagcactgaggagaagcaggtgcgacaaggaggtaggggtgtctgcagcactgatgagAAGCAGATGCGAcaaggaggtaggggtgtctgcagcactgaggagaagcagatgcgacaaggaggtaggggtgtctgcagcactgaggagaagcaggtgcgacaaggaggtaggggtgtctgcagcactgaggagaagcaggtgcgacaaggaggtaggggtgtctgcagcactgaggagaagcaggtgcgacaaggaggtaggggtgtctgcagcactgaggagaagcagatgagataaggaggtaggggtgtctgcagcactgaggagaagcaggtgcgataaggaggtaggggtgtctgcagcactgaggagaagcagatgagataaggaggtaggggtgtctgcagcactgaggagaagcaggtgcgataaggaggtaggggtgtctgcagcactgaggagaagcaggtgcgataaggaggtaggggtgtctgcagcactgaggagaagcaggtgcgataaggaggtaggggtgtctgcagcactgaggagaagcagatgcgataatgaggtaggggtgtctgcagcactgaggaaaagCAGGTGCGATAatgaggtaggggtgtctgcagcactgaggagaagcaggtgcgataaggaggtaggggtgtctgcagcactgaggaaaagCAGATGCGATAatgaggtaggggtgtctgcagcactgaggaaaagcaggtgcgataaggaggtaggggtgtctgcagcactgaggagaagcaggtgcgataaggaggtaggggtgtctgcagcactgaggagaagcaggtgcgataatgaggtaggggtgtctgcagcactgaggagaagcaggtgcgataatgaggtaggggtgtctgcagcactgaggagaagcaggtgcgataaggaggtaggggtgtctgcagcactgaggaaaagcagatgcgataaggaggtaggggtgtctgcagcactgaggaaaagcaggtgcgataaggaggtaggggtgtctgcagcactgaggagaagcagatgcGATAATGAGGTAgtggtgtctgcagcactgaggagaagcagatgcgataaggaggtaggggtgtctgcagcactgaggagaagcaggtgcgataaggaggtaggggtgtctgcagcactgaggagaagcaggtgcGATAATGAGGTAgtggtgtctgcagcactgaggagaagcagatgcgataaggaggtaggggtgtctgcagcactgaggagaagcagatgcgataaggaggtaggggtgtctgcagcactgaggagaagcagatgcGATAATGAGGTAgtggtgtctgcagcactgaggagaagcaggtgcgataaggaggtaggagtgtctgcagcactgaggagaagcaggtgcgataaggaggtaggggtgtctgcagcactgaggagaagcaggtgcgataaggaggtaggggtgtctgcagcactgaggagaagcaggtgcCACTGGGAAAAGTAGTTTTAGCAGATAAGAGGATCTCCCATTCAGCTATGTGAAGCTGGATGCACAAAGGGGCAGAAAGATGCAAAAAGACACAAACGCACAGGAAAGAATCTTTATGTTGGGCTTTGTCTGTATATTAACAGTAACTCTGCATTTATTctgctttgtgaaaaataatggGATCGAAGGAATAACCTTTAATAGTCTTTCAATGTAACTTAAGTGGACAAACCTTTGAAATCTATCCTGTGTTTCCTACCATTCTTGGTTCTGTGTCTCCACGATTCCTCCAGGGGTAGAATTAATGATGTCTTCTGAGCTACCACTCATCTCAGGAGCATCTGTAGCAGTAACATATATTGTCTGCTCAGCATTAGTATCAGCCAGAGGACAACCTTGAGGGGAACCAGGACAGAAATCCACATGGAAATCCTCTACGATCATTGTATTCCTCCAGGTTACATTCATAACTACACTGTGTCTTAGGAACAATGGAAAGACAGATTTCCATCATTAAAGTCAATGGAGAAGAAGGCTACCAAAAAAGTTTGAGTCTTGGTGAAATCTTTTGTCTTCTTCAGTAGTTTCCTTTCACTTATTATTtcatgacatcttctgggatatcttCTCCTGTACATTTCCCTTCTAGGCTCCTTCTGCTCGTACTGTGATGAGAAATCAAACCCTTTGGTCTGAATTGTACTTGTTGGGGATGTCTGATGTCCCGAGCCTCCAGCTTCTTCTCTTCCTGATCTTCTTCTATGTTTATCTCTCGACCCTCGTCACTAATCTTCTCATCATTCTCCTGGTGGTCGTAGACTCTCACCTCCATAGCCCCATGTACTTCTTTCTTGGGAACCTGGCCTGTCTGGATATGGGTTGctcttccatcacatctcctcgttTGCTATACGACTTGACCACCAACGATAAGATAATCTCTGTAGCGGCCTGCATGAGCCAAgtctttttcttcatatttttcgCCACTTGTGAGATTCTCCTATTGGCGGTGATGTCTTATGATCGGTACATTGCCATCTGTAGACCTCTGCATTACCTCCAGGTCATGGGGTGGAAGACATGTGTCCACCTGGCGGTGGCAGTGTGGATGCTCGGCATGCTCTATTCATTGATACATACAACCTTCACATTGAGATTGACCTTCTGCGCCTCGAACGTTGTCTGGAGTTTCTTCTGTGATGTATCCAAgttgttgcagatttcctgcactgACACCTTTGTCAACCTGCTGTCCATCTTCATCCTCGGGGGACTTCTCGGACTCAGTTCTCTGCTTATGACGTTCATTCCTTACATCACCGTGTTCTCCACCATCCTGAAGATCAGAGGCAAGGACAAGAGGTCTAAAGCTTTCTCCACTTGCTCTTCCCACCTGACAGTCGTCTTAATTTTCTATGGGACCCTCGTCTTTAACTACTTTAGACCGACCACCAGTTACTACCACTCGGCCGACAGAGTCGTGTCAGTGTTCTATACTCTGGTCACTCCACTCGTGAACCCATTAGTGTATAGTCTGAGGAACCAAGAGCTGAAGGCAGCGCTGCGAAGACTGTACAAGACCTACAGACCAGAGGGAGGGAGGCAAAGGCTGCAAGAGCAGAGAGGGAAAAGAAAAGGACCAGCAAAAAACAATGAACCCATATGAGGGTTCCCTTCTACATAAATCattccggtataacctgggtatctcctgtatgcaATTATatatacagctgctataacctgggcatctcctgtatgcaATTATatatacagctgctataacctgggtatctcctgcatataattatatatgtacagctggtataacctgggtatctcctgtatgcaATTATatatacagctgctataacctgggcatctcctgtatgcaATTATATATACAActgctataacctgggtatctcctgcatataattatatatgtacagctg
Coding sequences:
- the LOC143788862 gene encoding olfactory receptor 5B12-like, encoding MRNQTLWSELYLLGMSDVPSLQLLLFLIFFYVYLSTLVTNLLIILLVVVDSHLHSPMYFFLGNLACLDMGCSSITSPRLLYDLTTNDKIISVAACMSQVFFFIFFATCEILLLAVMSYDRYIAICRPLHYLQVMGWKTCVHLAVAVWMLGMLYSLIHTTFTLRLTFCASNVVWSFFCDVSKLLQISCTDTFVNLLSIFILGGLLGLSSLLMTFIPYITVFSTILKIRGKDKRSKAFSTCSSHLTVVLIFYGTLVFNYFRPTTSYYHSADRVVSVFYTLVTPLVNPLVYSLRNQELKAALRRLYKTYRPEGGRQRLQEQRGKRKGPAKNNEPI